In a genomic window of Henningerozyma blattae CBS 6284 chromosome 9, complete genome:
- the UTP13 gene encoding U3 snoRNA-associated protein UTP13 (similar to Saccharomyces cerevisiae UTP13 (YLR222C); ancestral locus Anc_8.435), with the protein MELKTSYKNTTLSPIYAGTSSVASISSDGSILATPILDEINIVKFIDNNSYLLDNVSNDDEQEITALQLSPDGKYLCYASTNQLLKIYNIVEKKFVKSLKISSPSYVMSIDQTSTLLAVGGTDGSVTVIDIENSYITHSFKGHGATISAVKFYSDASTQNNEGWLLFSGDTAGMIKVCDMVKRRCLYTFQEHTSAIRGLDIRLSPSHVENDEPLLQLLSGGRDDIVNLWEFNLRRKSKLIKTIPVYQQVEACGFLNGNYEDLIYTGGSDAIFQILSISSNKILKKTLKPIEELFIIGVLPILDNSKFYLVLSDQTLLLVDVEENMAEDENPSEYVDHTIIKIENSIAGNHGTIADMRVVDPTLSKLALATNSPTLRIIPISEANEEADSKDALSRIPIDVDMYEGHTDLLNSLDSTEDSLWIATASKDNSCILWRYNAVLEKYQIYAKFLGHASSVTAVGLPNVLTKNYPDYVITASNDSTIKKWKVPKPTKNLDNNDSFKPHEVKLSEYTRRAHDKDINALSISPNDSIFATASYDKTCKIWDLESGDLKATLVNHKRGLWDVSFCQYDKFIVTASGDKTIKMWSLDTFTVVKTFEGHSNAVQRCQFINKQKQLVSCGADGLIKIWDCSSGECIKTLDGHSNRIWALSVINDGDVIISADADGVFQFWRDCTGENREKDLEKERLKVEQEQSLQNYLANEDWTNAFLLAMTLDHPLRLFNVLRKSLGGKEGSTSSDDDTKKDADGKPILFNKELDNVIANLSNDQVLLLMKRCRDWNTNARTHLVAQRCIRCILLHYNISDLSEIPGMIQIVDSIIPYTQRHYAKVDGLLEESYILDYSLIQMDKIF; encoded by the coding sequence ATGGAATTGAAAACAAGCTATAAAAATACTACATTATCTCCCATCTATGCGGGTACCAGTTCAGTGGCATCTATCTCTTCGGATGGTTCTATTCTAGCAACTCCAATCTTggatgaaattaatattgtCAAATTTATCGACAACAATTCTTACTTATTAGATAATGtttcaaatgatgatgaacaAGAAATTACAGCCTTGCAATTATCACCAGATGGGAAATATCTTTGTTATGCATCtacaaatcaattattaaaaatttataatattgtggaaaaaaaatttgttaaatcaCTCAAAATTTCATCTCCATCCTATGTTATGTCTATAGATCAAACCTCTACTCTATTGGCCGTTGGTGGTACTGATGGTAGTGTTACTgttattgatattgaaaattcttATATTACTCATTCATTCAAAGGTCATGGTGCTACCATTTCCGCtgttaaattttattcagACGCTAGTActcaaaataatgaaggatggttattattttctggTGATACAGCAGGTATGATTAAAGTTTGTGATATGGTAAAAAGAAGATGTTTATATACGTTTCAAGAGCATACATCTGCCATTAGAGGTTTAGATATCCGTCTTTCACCATCTCACGTTGAGAATGATGAACCATTACTTCAATTGTTAAGTGGTGGGAGAGATGATATTGTAAATCTATGGGAATTTAATTTGAGAAGAAAatctaaattaattaaaactaTACCTGTATATCAACAAGTTGAAGCATGTGGTTTCTTAAATGGAAATTatgaagatttaatttatactGGTGGTAGTGATgcaattttccaaatattatctatatcatccaataaaattttgaagaaaacTTTAAAACCAATTGAAGAACTATTCATAATTGGTGTTTTACCAATTTTagataattctaaattttaCTTAGTTTTATCTGATCAAACTCTACTACTAGTAGACgttgaagaaaatatggctgaagatgaaaatccATCTGAATATGTAGATCATACCATTATTAAGATCGAAAATTCTATTGCAGGTAACCATGGTACCATTGCAGATATGAGAGTTGTTGATCCTacattatctaaattagCTCTAGCTACAAATTCTCCTACATTAAGAATTATCCCAATTTCAGAAGCAAACGAAGAAGCTGATAGTAAAGATGCACTATCGCGTATCCCAATTGATGTCGATATGTACGAAGGTCATactgatttattaaattctttagatTCAACAGAAGATAGTTTATGGATTGCCACTGCTTCAAAAGATAATTCATGTATTTTATGGAGGTACAATGCggttttagaaaaatatcaaatatacGCCAAATTTCTTGGACATGCTTCCTCAGTTACAGCAGTTGGTTTACCAAATGTTTTGACTAAAAACTATCCAGATTATGTTATAACTGCATCAAATGATTCTACTATCAAAAAATGGAAAGTTCCAAAACCAACCAAAAATCTTGATAATAACGATTCATTTAAACCACATGAAGTTAAACTATCTGAATATACACGTCGTGCTCatgataaagatattaatgcCTTATCAATTTCACCTAATGATTCTATTTTTGCTACTGCATCCTACGATAAGACTTGTAAGATTTGGGATTTGGAATCTGGTGATTTAAAGGCAACATTGGTTAATCACAAAAGAGGTCTATGGGATGTTTCTTTCTGTCaatatgataaatttattgtAACTGCATCTGGTGATAAAACAATCAAGATGTGGTCCTTAGATACATTTACTGTTGTTAAAACTTTTGAAGGTCATTCTAATGCAGTTCAAAGATGtcaatttataaataaacaaaagCAATTAGTAAGTTGTGGTGCAGATGgtttaattaaaatctGGGATTGTTCGTCAGGTGAATGTATTAAGACATTAGATGGCCACTCCAATAGAATCTGGGCATTAAGTGTAATTAATGATGGTGATGTGATTATTAGTGCAGATGCAGATGGTGTTTTCCAATTTTGGAGAGATTGTACAGGGGAAAATAGAgaaaaagatttagaaaaagaaagattaaaaGTAGAACAAGAACAAAGTTTACAAAACTATTTAGCTAATGAAGACTGGACCAAtgcatttttattagcTATGACATTAGATCATCCATtaagattatttaatgttttAAGAAAATCTTTGGGTGGTAAAGAAGGTAGTACAAGTTCAGATGATGATACAAAGAAAGATGCAGATGGGAAaccaatattatttaataaagaattggaTAATGTCATAGCCAACTTAAGTAATGACcaagttttattattaatgaagagATGTAGAGATTGGAATACCAATGCACGTACACATTTAGTTGCTCAAAGATGTATAAGATGTATTTTGTTAcattataatatatctGATCTAAGTGAAATTCCAGGAATGATACAGATTGTCGATAGCATAATTCCTTATACACAAAGACATTATGCTAAAGTGGATGGTTTATTGGAGGAAAGTTATATATTGGATTATTCACTTATTCAAAtgg